A genomic window from Cricetulus griseus strain 17A/GY chromosome 4, alternate assembly CriGri-PICRH-1.0, whole genome shotgun sequence includes:
- the Slc37a4 gene encoding glucose-6-phosphate exchanger SLC37A4 isoform X1, with amino-acid sequence MAAQGYGYYRTVIFAAMFGGYSLYYFNRKTFSFVMPSLVEEIALDKDDLGLITSSQSAAYAISKFVSGVLSDQMSARWLFSSGLLLVGLVNVVFSWSSTVPVFAALWFLNGLAQGLGWPPCGKILRKWFEPSQFGTWWAVLSTSMNLAGGLGPILATILAQSYSWRSTLALSGALCVAVSFLCLLLIHNEPADVGLRNLDPTPSKGKKDSSKEESTLQDLLLSPYLWVLSTGYLVVFGVKTCCTDWGQFFLIQERGQSALVGSSYMSALEVGGLVGSIAAGYLSDRAMAKAGLSVYGNPRHGLLLFMMAGMAASMFLFRVTVTSDSPKIWILVLGAVFGFSSYGPIALFGVIANESAPPNLCGTSHAIVGLMANVGGFLAGLPFSTIAKHYSWSTAFWVAEVICIASTLVFFLLRNIRTKMGRVPKKAE; translated from the exons ATGGCAGCCCAAGGATATGGCTATTATCGCACCGTCATCTTTGCAGCTATGTTTGGGGGCTACAGTCTGTACTACTTCAACCGCAAAACCTTCTCCTTTGTCATGCCATCCTTAGTGGAAGAGATTGCTCTGGACAAGGATGATTTGG GGCTCATCACCAGCAGCCAGTCGGCAGCCTATGCCATCAGCAAGTTTGTGAGTGGGGTGCTATCTGATCAGATGAGTGCTCGCTGGCTCTTCTCCTCTGGGCTGCTCCTGGTTGGCCTGGTCAACGTAGTCTTCTCTTGGAGCTCCACAGTACCAGTCTTTGCTGCTCTCTGGTTTCTCAATGGCCTGGCACAGGGGCTGGGCTGGCCCCCTTGTGGGAAGATCCTGAGGAAG TGGTTTGAGCCATCCCAGTTTGGCACTTGGTGGGCTGTGTTGTCCACCAGCATGAACCTGGCTGGAGGTCTGGGACCTATTTTGGCAACAATCCTTGCCCAGAGCTACAGCTGGCGAAGCACACTGGCCCTGTCTGGGGCACTGTGTGTGGctgtctccttcctctgcctgctaCTCATCCACAATGAACCTGCTGATGTTGGACTCCGAAATCTGGACCCCACCCCCTCCAAGGGCAAAAAGG ATTCATCAAAGGAAGAGAGCACCCTACAGGATCTGCTGCTGTCCCCCTATCTATGGGTGCTCTCCACTGGCTACCTTGTAGTCTTTGGAGTAAAGACCTGCTGTACAGACTGGGGCCAGTTCTTCCTTATCCAGGAAAGAGGGCAGTCCGCCCTTGTGG GTAGTTCCTACATGAGTGCTCTGGAGGTTGGCGGCCTTGTGGGCAGCATTGCAGCTGGCTATCTGTCTGACAGGGCCATGGCAAAG GCAGGGCTGTCTGTGTATGGAAACCCTCGTCATGGCCTGTTGCTGTTCATGATGGCTGGCATGGCAGCATCCATGTTCCTCTTCCGGGTAACAGTGACTAGTGACTCACCCAAG ATCTGGATCCTGGTGTTGGGagctgtgtttggtttttcttcttatgGTCCCATTGCCTTGTTTGGAGTCATAGCCAATGAGAGTGCACCTCCCAACTTGTGTGGCACCTCTCATGCTATTGTGGGACTCATGGCAAATG TGGGCGGATTTCTGGCTGGGTTACCCTTCAGCACCATCGCCAAACACTATAGCTGGAGCACAGCCTTCTGGGTGGCAGAAGTGATATGTATAGCCAGCACACTTGTCTTCTTCTTGCTTCGAAATATCCGCACCAAGATGGGCCGAGTACCCAAGAAGGCAGAGTGA
- the Trappc4 gene encoding trafficking protein particle complex subunit 4 isoform X2: MASTRPTGKKCWSIWVTLPITRCPFDSAGPALPLTRSSCWLPCSTRIKFVVLADPRQAGIDSLLRKIYEIYSDFALKNPFYSLEMPIRCELFDQNLKLALEVAEKAGTFGPGS; the protein is encoded by the exons ATGGCAAGTACACGGCCGACGGGAAAGAAGTGCTGGAGTATCTGGGTAACTCTGCCAATTACCCGGTGTCCATTCGATTCGGCCGGCCCCGCCTTACCTCTAACGAGAAGCTCATGCTGGCTTCCATGTTCCACTC GGATCAAGTTTGTGGTCCTGGCAGATCCTAGGCAAGCTGGAATAGATTCTCTTCTCCGAAAAATTTATGAGATTTACTCAGACTTTGCCCTCAAGAATCCATTCTACTCCTTGGAAATGCCTATCAG ATGCGAGCTGTTTGACCAAAACCTGAAGCTAGCTCTAGAGGTGGCAGAGAAGGCTGGCACTTTTGGACCTGGGTCATAG
- the Slc37a4 gene encoding glucose-6-phosphate exchanger SLC37A4 isoform X2, with protein MIWVSCSLLPFAAGLITSSQSAAYAISKFVSGVLSDQMSARWLFSSGLLLVGLVNVVFSWSSTVPVFAALWFLNGLAQGLGWPPCGKILRKWFEPSQFGTWWAVLSTSMNLAGGLGPILATILAQSYSWRSTLALSGALCVAVSFLCLLLIHNEPADVGLRNLDPTPSKGKKDSSKEESTLQDLLLSPYLWVLSTGYLVVFGVKTCCTDWGQFFLIQERGQSALVGSSYMSALEVGGLVGSIAAGYLSDRAMAKAGLSVYGNPRHGLLLFMMAGMAASMFLFRVTVTSDSPKIWILVLGAVFGFSSYGPIALFGVIANESAPPNLCGTSHAIVGLMANVGGFLAGLPFSTIAKHYSWSTAFWVAEVICIASTLVFFLLRNIRTKMGRVPKKAE; from the exons ATGATTTGG GTGtcctgctccctgctccccttCGCTGCAGGGCTCATCACCAGCAGCCAGTCGGCAGCCTATGCCATCAGCAAGTTTGTGAGTGGGGTGCTATCTGATCAGATGAGTGCTCGCTGGCTCTTCTCCTCTGGGCTGCTCCTGGTTGGCCTGGTCAACGTAGTCTTCTCTTGGAGCTCCACAGTACCAGTCTTTGCTGCTCTCTGGTTTCTCAATGGCCTGGCACAGGGGCTGGGCTGGCCCCCTTGTGGGAAGATCCTGAGGAAG TGGTTTGAGCCATCCCAGTTTGGCACTTGGTGGGCTGTGTTGTCCACCAGCATGAACCTGGCTGGAGGTCTGGGACCTATTTTGGCAACAATCCTTGCCCAGAGCTACAGCTGGCGAAGCACACTGGCCCTGTCTGGGGCACTGTGTGTGGctgtctccttcctctgcctgctaCTCATCCACAATGAACCTGCTGATGTTGGACTCCGAAATCTGGACCCCACCCCCTCCAAGGGCAAAAAGG ATTCATCAAAGGAAGAGAGCACCCTACAGGATCTGCTGCTGTCCCCCTATCTATGGGTGCTCTCCACTGGCTACCTTGTAGTCTTTGGAGTAAAGACCTGCTGTACAGACTGGGGCCAGTTCTTCCTTATCCAGGAAAGAGGGCAGTCCGCCCTTGTGG GTAGTTCCTACATGAGTGCTCTGGAGGTTGGCGGCCTTGTGGGCAGCATTGCAGCTGGCTATCTGTCTGACAGGGCCATGGCAAAG GCAGGGCTGTCTGTGTATGGAAACCCTCGTCATGGCCTGTTGCTGTTCATGATGGCTGGCATGGCAGCATCCATGTTCCTCTTCCGGGTAACAGTGACTAGTGACTCACCCAAG ATCTGGATCCTGGTGTTGGGagctgtgtttggtttttcttcttatgGTCCCATTGCCTTGTTTGGAGTCATAGCCAATGAGAGTGCACCTCCCAACTTGTGTGGCACCTCTCATGCTATTGTGGGACTCATGGCAAATG TGGGCGGATTTCTGGCTGGGTTACCCTTCAGCACCATCGCCAAACACTATAGCTGGAGCACAGCCTTCTGGGTGGCAGAAGTGATATGTATAGCCAGCACACTTGTCTTCTTCTTGCTTCGAAATATCCGCACCAAGATGGGCCGAGTACCCAAGAAGGCAGAGTGA